In Stieleria varia, one genomic interval encodes:
- the prfA gene encoding peptide chain release factor 1: MSIVRDLLEEKLARFQELERQMSDPEVLADGAKMGAAAREHGGLAKVASKYREFKRLSKEIRGCQEMAEAAEDYDEREMAETEMAELRSKREVLWDDLLSMTVGGEDSHRTRCVMEIRAGTGGEEAALFARDLFEMYRRYAEIKGWKVEVMDSSVSDMGGFKEITLTLEGESVYRDLAYESGGHRVQRVPETETQGRVHTSAATVAVMPEPEDVEVDVKADDYRVDKFCASGPGGQHVNKTESAIRLTHHETGIVVQCQDEKSQHKNLAKALRVLKARVYEKKREEEQAKQAEQRKGLIGSGDRSQRIRTYNFPQNRLTDHRINFTLYKLDQVMAGAVTPVTEALIEYDRDQLRGDMVDT; this comes from the coding sequence ATGAGCATCGTCCGCGATTTGCTGGAAGAAAAACTTGCCCGATTCCAAGAGTTGGAACGCCAAATGTCCGACCCCGAGGTGTTGGCCGATGGCGCGAAGATGGGTGCTGCTGCGCGCGAGCACGGCGGGCTCGCCAAGGTGGCGAGCAAGTACCGTGAGTTCAAGCGGTTGAGCAAGGAGATTCGCGGTTGCCAGGAAATGGCCGAGGCAGCGGAGGATTATGATGAACGCGAAATGGCCGAAACCGAAATGGCCGAGCTGCGTTCCAAACGCGAAGTGTTGTGGGACGATTTGCTGTCGATGACCGTGGGTGGCGAAGACAGTCATCGCACCCGCTGTGTGATGGAGATCCGCGCGGGGACCGGAGGCGAGGAAGCCGCTTTGTTTGCCCGTGACCTGTTCGAGATGTACCGTCGGTACGCTGAGATCAAGGGCTGGAAGGTGGAGGTCATGGACAGCAGCGTGTCCGACATGGGCGGATTCAAGGAAATCACGTTGACGCTCGAGGGCGAGAGTGTCTACCGCGATCTGGCGTATGAGTCCGGCGGGCATCGAGTTCAACGCGTTCCCGAAACGGAGACACAAGGACGTGTGCACACCTCGGCGGCAACCGTTGCCGTGATGCCTGAGCCTGAGGACGTGGAGGTCGATGTGAAAGCAGATGACTACCGTGTCGACAAGTTCTGCGCTTCGGGACCTGGCGGCCAGCACGTCAACAAAACCGAGTCGGCGATTCGCTTGACGCACCATGAGACCGGCATCGTGGTGCAGTGTCAGGATGAAAAAAGTCAGCACAAGAACTTGGCAAAAGCTCTGCGGGTGCTCAAGGCGCGGGTCTATGAAAAGAAACGCGAAGAGGAGCAAGCCAAGCAGGCCGAGCAACGCAAAGGTTTGATCGGTTCAGGTGACCGAAGCCAACGGATCCGCACCTACAACTTTCCTCAGAATCGACTGACCGATCACCGCATCAATTTCACTCTCTACAAGCTCGATCAGGTGATGGCGGGCGCCGTCACGCCGGTCACCGAGGCGTTGATCGAGTACGACCGTGATCAGCTTCGCGGCGACATGGTGGATACCTGA
- the prmC gene encoding peptide chain release factor N(5)-glutamine methyltransferase, whose protein sequence is MPESAEQPWTVLRLLEWTTDFFKRRGSESARLDAEVLLAHARQCSRIELYTAFQEEPDDEQKTAFRELVRRRGEGTPVAQLVGYKEFYSLRFRVNEHVLIPRPETEHLVIEALDCAKAIKPGDRPLQIADVGTGSGAIAVSLAVHLPSARITAIDLSPEALEVARWNADQHGVAERIDFVAGDLLADVTTPAKFDLICSNPPYVSESEFDQLQPTVRDFEPKLALVSGPDGTETIKRLLGESYGRLHQGGRLIIELSPMIAEACAELAEQISELGDLRFIKDLAGHRRILSLSRV, encoded by the coding sequence ATGCCTGAGTCCGCTGAACAACCCTGGACAGTCTTGCGATTGCTGGAATGGACAACGGACTTTTTCAAACGCCGTGGCAGCGAGTCGGCGCGGTTGGATGCCGAGGTATTGTTGGCGCATGCCAGGCAGTGCAGTCGGATCGAGCTGTACACGGCGTTTCAGGAAGAGCCCGATGACGAACAAAAGACCGCTTTTCGCGAATTGGTGCGCCGGCGTGGCGAAGGCACACCGGTGGCTCAGTTGGTCGGTTACAAGGAGTTCTATTCGCTGCGGTTTCGTGTGAACGAGCATGTGCTGATCCCACGCCCCGAGACGGAGCATTTGGTGATCGAGGCTTTGGACTGTGCCAAGGCGATCAAGCCCGGTGATCGGCCACTGCAAATCGCGGACGTGGGCACGGGCAGCGGCGCGATCGCGGTGAGTTTGGCGGTTCATCTGCCTTCCGCCCGCATCACGGCAATCGATTTGAGTCCGGAAGCGTTAGAGGTGGCAAGGTGGAACGCAGACCAACACGGTGTCGCCGAGCGGATCGATTTTGTCGCCGGTGACCTACTCGCCGATGTCACCACTCCGGCCAAGTTTGACTTGATCTGCAGCAATCCGCCTTACGTCAGTGAGAGCGAGTTCGATCAATTGCAGCCGACCGTTCGCGACTTTGAGCCCAAGTTGGCGTTGGTTTCGGGGCCGGACGGGACAGAAACCATCAAGCGCTTGCTGGGCGAGTCCTATGGCCGGCTTCATCAGGGCGGCAGGCTGATCATTGAGCTCAGCCCGATGATCGCCGAGGCTTGTGCGGAGTTGGCGGAGCAAATCTCAGAACTGGGTGACCTGCGGTTCATCAAGGATCTTGCCGGCCATCGTCGCATCCTGTCACTATCGCGTGTCTAG
- the rpmE gene encoding 50S ribosomal protein L31: MKEGIHPNYQETTVSCGCGNTFQTRSVRPELKVDICNACHPFYTGKLKFVDTAGRIDKFQKKFAAGTYGSLQKKGKKK, translated from the coding sequence ATGAAAGAAGGCATCCACCCCAATTATCAGGAAACAACCGTCAGTTGCGGTTGCGGCAATACGTTTCAGACACGCAGCGTTCGGCCCGAGTTGAAGGTCGACATTTGCAACGCTTGTCATCCTTTTTACACCGGCAAATTGAAGTTTGTTGACACGGCCGGTCGGATCGACAAGTTCCAAAAGAAGTTTGCCGCTGGTACCTACGGCAGCCTGCAAAAGAAGGGCAAGAAAAAGTAG